A stretch of Clostridium sp. BJN0001 DNA encodes these proteins:
- a CDS encoding 2-dehydropantoate 2-reductase has translation MKIGIIGIGANGTYIASKLLRAEEDVYLFAEGEMLSLLKRDGITLKDGNLYYKNMPKFINDFSEKQDMLMDIVFVCVKSECLEKAAAKIKNFVGEYTIVIPVVSGVNSCDKLYRSLKKGKIIDSAFHSNLRLIGTGIVYVANDGYEFIISSNSNHPVYKINLDIVKNVLDNAKVECIISDDAQAKAWDKYVFNCAFNITDSYYDVGADGILQDRIKFETFCNIAKECENVGRSRGIKLNPNIYNIAINCLKKLSKKAISTMHKDLIRGRKFELEAYCGDLCRMANDVGVSIPYSKMAYESLKMLQPA, from the coding sequence ATGAAAATTGGAATAATTGGTATTGGTGCTAATGGAACATATATTGCATCTAAACTTCTAAGAGCAGAGGAAGACGTTTATTTATTTGCAGAAGGAGAAATGCTTTCATTATTAAAAAGAGATGGAATAACATTAAAAGACGGTAATCTTTATTATAAAAATATGCCTAAATTTATAAATGATTTTTCAGAAAAGCAAGATATGCTTATGGATATTGTTTTTGTATGTGTAAAATCTGAGTGCTTAGAAAAAGCTGCAGCAAAGATAAAGAATTTTGTTGGAGAATATACTATAGTTATTCCAGTTGTTAGTGGAGTTAATTCTTGTGATAAATTATATAGATCCTTAAAAAAAGGAAAAATTATAGATTCTGCATTTCACTCAAATTTAAGGCTAATTGGAACAGGAATTGTTTATGTTGCTAATGATGGTTATGAATTTATAATATCATCAAATAGCAATCATCCTGTATATAAAATAAATCTTGATATAGTGAAAAATGTTTTAGATAATGCAAAAGTAGAATGCATCATAAGTGATGATGCACAGGCTAAAGCATGGGATAAGTATGTTTTTAATTGTGCATTTAATATTACAGATTCATATTATGATGTTGGAGCAGATGGAATTCTTCAGGATAGAATTAAGTTTGAAACATTCTGCAATATCGCAAAAGAATGTGAAAACGTAGGAAGATCAAGGGGAATTAAATTAAATCCTAACATATATAATATAGCAATAAATTGTTTGAAAAAGTTATCAAAAAAAGCAATAAGTACAATGCATAAGGATTTAATAAGGGGTAGAAAATTTGAACTTGAAGCATATTGTGGAGACTTGTGCAGAATGGCAAATGACGTTGGAGTATCAATACCATATAGTAAAATGGCATATGAAAGTCTTAAAATGCTTCAACCTGCATAA
- a CDS encoding LysR family transcriptional regulator: MLGDLNLYKYFYTAATCRNISRASEILYVSQPAVSKSIKQLESELNIKLFERNSKGVSLTSEGKELYNHIEKAFSEILLGENILTKLKNKEAGLINIGVSTTIGKNYFLPILHQFIKYYPHFKIKIINRPTFDNIELIKSQKVDIAIVGLSNCKDEDLKFIKLKKLHDILVSSPEYLKNLNLNNIDEIFTKASFMLLENPNATRQYIDKYFLSQNLNIVPDIEASNMDFLIECARIGLGITSTLKEFLSKDLENKTLLEIPVNIPIPERNIGIVYKKNSSLPISVNCLIEFLKEYSKSSRS, translated from the coding sequence ATGTTAGGTGATCTTAACCTATATAAATATTTTTATACTGCAGCTACATGTAGAAATATTTCTCGTGCATCTGAAATTCTTTATGTATCACAGCCTGCTGTCAGTAAATCAATAAAACAGCTTGAATCTGAACTAAATATAAAGCTTTTTGAAAGAAATTCGAAGGGAGTTTCTTTAACATCTGAAGGAAAAGAATTATATAATCATATAGAAAAAGCTTTTAGTGAAATTTTACTTGGAGAAAACATATTAACTAAACTAAAAAATAAAGAAGCAGGACTAATAAATATAGGAGTTAGTACAACTATAGGAAAAAATTATTTTCTTCCTATACTTCATCAATTTATTAAATATTATCCTCATTTTAAAATTAAAATCATTAATAGGCCTACATTTGATAATATAGAACTTATAAAATCTCAAAAAGTTGACATTGCAATTGTAGGGCTTTCAAATTGTAAAGATGAAGATTTAAAATTTATAAAATTAAAAAAACTCCATGATATATTAGTATCTTCTCCAGAATACTTAAAAAATTTAAATTTAAATAATATAGATGAAATATTTACTAAGGCAAGCTTTATGCTTCTTGAGAATCCAAATGCAACACGTCAGTATATTGATAAATATTTTTTATCTCAAAATCTTAATATAGTTCCTGATATAGAAGCAAGTAATATGGATTTTTTAATTGAATGTGCCAGAATTGGTCTTGGAATAACTTCAACACTTAAAGAATTTTTGTCTAAAGATTTAGAAAATAAAACACTACTAGAAATACCAGTAAATATACCAATACCTGAAAGAAATATCGGTATAGTATATAAAAAAAATAGTTCACTGCCTATATCAGTAAACTGTTTAATAGAGTTTTTAAAAGAATATTCTAAATCGAGTAGGAGCTAA
- the ltrA gene encoding group II intron reverse transcriptase/maturase, translated as MDKSKKLQRKQKTQYRDQLMEVEVELQGKSKVPSNPMVLPNRESVNDGAFDTSRLLEEVLERNNMLSALKRVISNKGSHGVDGMKTDELREHIKKHWETIKAKLLENRYNPSPVRRKEISKPDGGIRLLGIPTVQDRLIQQAIAQVLSKIYEPLFSENSFGFRPRRGAKDAITKSKQYINQGNRWVVDMDLEKFFDKVNHDILMSKLEKKIQDKRLLALIRKYLKSGILINGVSVTSEEGTPQGGPLSPLLANIMLDELDKELERRGHKFCRYADDNNVYVKSKRAGLRVMKSMTNIIENNLKLKVNKDKSAVDFVSKRKFLGFSFYFSRSGAEIRIHEKSLKRFKEKVKFYTNRNKGISMEYRLLKLNQITRGWINYYGIANARGKLVELDKWIRRRLRACIWKQWKKISTKQRNLAKLGINKYKAWEYANTRKGYWRISKSPILNNSLNNKYLESLGFISLTQTYQMIH; from the coding sequence TTGGATAAATCAAAGAAATTGCAAAGAAAGCAGAAAACTCAATATAGAGACCAATTGATGGAAGTAGAAGTGGAACTTCAAGGTAAATCAAAGGTGCCGAGCAATCCTATGGTTTTACCAAATAGAGAAAGCGTAAACGATGGAGCATTTGATACTAGTAGATTACTTGAAGAAGTTCTAGAAAGAAATAATATGCTTTCAGCACTTAAAAGAGTAATTAGCAATAAAGGTAGCCATGGTGTCGATGGAATGAAGACCGATGAACTTCGTGAGCATATCAAGAAACACTGGGAAACAATTAAAGCTAAACTACTAGAAAATAGATATAACCCATCACCTGTAAGGAGAAAAGAAATATCCAAGCCAGATGGTGGAATTAGATTATTAGGGATACCAACTGTACAAGATAGATTGATTCAACAGGCTATTGCTCAAGTTTTATCTAAAATATATGAACCTTTATTTTCTGAAAATAGTTTCGGATTCCGTCCTCGTAGAGGAGCAAAGGATGCTATAACAAAATCAAAACAATATATAAATCAAGGAAATAGATGGGTTGTAGATATGGATTTAGAGAAATTCTTTGATAAAGTTAATCATGATATTCTTATGAGTAAACTTGAAAAGAAGATACAAGACAAAAGATTGTTAGCATTAATAAGAAAATACCTCAAAAGCGGAATTCTCATTAATGGGGTTTCAGTAACAAGTGAAGAAGGAACACCGCAAGGTGGTCCGTTAAGTCCATTATTAGCTAATATAATGTTAGATGAATTAGATAAAGAACTTGAAAGACGAGGTCACAAATTTTGCAGATATGCAGATGATAATAATGTATATGTCAAAAGTAAAAGAGCAGGACTTAGAGTAATGAAATCTATGACAAATATAATTGAAAATAATTTAAAGCTTAAAGTAAATAAGGATAAAAGTGCAGTAGACTTTGTATCTAAACGAAAATTTTTAGGATTTTCGTTTTACTTTTCGAGAAGCGGAGCAGAAATAAGAATCCATGAGAAATCCCTAAAGAGATTTAAGGAGAAGGTCAAATTCTATACTAATAGAAATAAAGGAATTAGCATGGAATACAGACTATTAAAATTAAATCAAATCACAAGAGGGTGGATTAATTATTATGGAATTGCTAACGCTCGCGGAAAGCTAGTAGAACTAGACAAATGGATTAGAAGAAGACTAAGAGCTTGCATATGGAAACAATGGAAGAAGATTAGCACTAAACAAAGAAATTTAGCTAAACTAGGAATCAATAAATACAAAGCATGGGAATATGCAAATACAAGAAAAGGCTATTGGAGAATCTCCAAAAGCCCTATACTAAACAACTCTCTAAATAATAAATACCTAGAATCTCTAGGATTTATTAGTCTAACACAAACATATCAAATGATACATTAA
- a CDS encoding YeiH family protein — translation MDFIKKNYQGIALSFLIGLVAWFLGKQFSIIGGPVFGIILGLIIAFIPRKEYFETGIKFTSKKILQYAIVLLGFSMNLYQIYRVGSQSLIIIVSTISTSLIVSYVFSRIMKIESNTAILIGVGSSICGGSAIAATAPVIDADDSDIARSISVIFLFNIIAAFAFPIIGSMFHFSDTGFGMWAGTAINDTSSVVAAGETWSSMYGNNVALNYATIVKLTRTLAIIPITLFLAFYRSKKQVATSVKFTKVFPWFVLFFLLASVLSTFLNLSVSITKPLTELGKFCITMAMGAIGLNTNIVKLIKTGGKPIILGLFCWIAIIFVSLFMQHLLHIW, via the coding sequence ATGGATTTTATTAAAAAAAATTACCAAGGCATAGCGTTAAGCTTTTTAATAGGGCTTGTTGCATGGTTTTTGGGTAAGCAATTTTCAATTATAGGAGGACCTGTATTTGGAATAATTTTAGGACTTATTATAGCATTTATACCAAGAAAAGAATATTTTGAAACTGGAATCAAGTTTACTTCAAAAAAGATTCTTCAATATGCAATAGTTTTACTTGGATTTTCAATGAATTTATATCAAATATATAGAGTTGGAAGCCAGTCGTTAATAATCATAGTATCAACAATATCAACATCTTTAATTGTTTCATATGTATTTAGCAGAATTATGAAAATAGAGTCAAATACTGCTATTTTGATAGGTGTTGGTTCATCTATATGTGGAGGATCTGCAATTGCAGCTACAGCACCAGTTATAGATGCAGACGATTCTGATATTGCAAGATCAATTTCAGTAATTTTTCTATTTAATATAATAGCAGCATTTGCTTTCCCAATAATCGGAAGCATGTTTCATTTTAGTGATACAGGATTTGGAATGTGGGCAGGAACTGCAATTAATGATACATCTTCTGTTGTTGCAGCAGGTGAAACATGGTCAAGCATGTATGGAAATAATGTTGCTTTAAATTATGCAACAATAGTTAAACTTACAAGAACACTTGCAATTATACCAATTACATTATTTCTTGCGTTTTATCGTTCTAAAAAGCAGGTTGCAACCTCAGTAAAGTTTACTAAGGTATTTCCATGGTTTGTATTATTTTTCTTATTAGCATCAGTTTTAAGTACATTTTTAAATTTAAGTGTATCAATAACAAAACCATTAACAGAACTCGGAAAATTCTGCATTACAATGGCTATGGGTGCTATAGGATTAAATACGAATATTGTTAAATTAATAAAAACAGGTGGAAAGCCTATTATACTTGGTTTATTCTGCTGGATAGCAATAATATTTGTATCATTATTTATGCAGCATTTATTACATATTTGGTAA